A genomic stretch from Apodemus sylvaticus chromosome 12, mApoSyl1.1, whole genome shotgun sequence includes:
- the Inhbb gene encoding inhibin beta B chain, whose protein sequence is MDGLPGRALGAACLLLLVAGWLGPEAWGSPTPPPSPAAPPPPPPPGAPGGSQDTCTSCGGGGGGFRRPEELGRVDGDFLEAVKRHILSRLQLRGRPNITHAVPKAAMVTALRKLHAGKVREDGRVEIPHLDGHASPGADGQERVSEIISFAETDGLASSRVRLYFFVSNEGNQNLFVVQASLWLYLKLLPYVLEKGGRRKVRVKVYFQEQGHGDRWNVVEKKVDLKRSGWHTFPITEAIQALFERGERRLNLDVQCDSCQELAVVPVFVDPGEESHRPFVVVQARLGDSRHRIRKRGLECDGRTSLCCRQQFFIDFRLIGWNDWIIAPTGYYGNYCEGSCPAYLAGVPGSASSFHTAVVNQYRMRGLNPGPVNSCCIPTKLSSMSMLYFDDEYNIVKRDVPNMIVEECGCA, encoded by the exons ATGGACGGGCTGCCCGGTCGGGCGTTGGGGGCcgcctgccttctgctcctggtGGCCGGCTGGTTGGGACCCGAGGCCTGGGGCTCTCCCACTCCCCCGCCGTCGCCCGCTGcgccgccccctcccccgccGCCCGGAGCTCCGGGTGGCTCGCAGGACACCTGTACGTCgtgcggcggtggcggcggcggcttCCGGCGGCCGGAGGAGCTGGGTCGGGTGGACGGTGACTTCCTGGAGGCGGTGAAGAGACACATCTTGAGCCGCCTGCAGTTGCGGGGCCGGCCCAACATCACGCACGCTGTCCCCAAGGCCGCCATGGTCACGGCCCTGCGCAAGCTGCACGCAGGCAAGGTGCGCGAGGACGGCCGCGTGGAGATCCCGCACCTCGACGGCCACGCCAGCCCGGGCGCAGACGGCCAGGAGCGCGTCTCCGAGATCATCAGCtttgcagagacag ATGGCCTCGCCTCCTCCCGGGTCCGCCTGTATTTCTTCGTCTCTAATGAAGGCAACCAGAACCTGTTTGTGGTACAGGCCAGCCTGTGGCTGTACCTGAAGCTGCTCCCCTATGTTCTGGAGAAGGGCGGCCGGAGGAAGGTACGGGTCAAGGTGTACTTCCAAGAGCAGGGTCACGGTGACAGGTGGAACGTGGTGGAGAAGAAGGTGGACCTCAAACGTAGTGGCTGGCATACCTTCCCCATCACAGAGGCCATCCAGGCCTTGTTTGAGCGAGGCGAGAGACGCCTTAACCTGGATGTGCAGTGTGACAGCTGCCAGGAGCTGGCCGTGGTGCCTGTGTTCGTGGACCCCGGCGAGGAGTCACACAGGCCCTTTGTGGTGGTGCAGGCCCGCCTGGGTGACAGCAGACATCGCATCCGCAAACGGGGCCTAGAGTGTGACGGGCGGACCAGCCTCTGTTGCAGGCAACAGTTCTTCATTGACTTCCGGCTCATCGGCTGGAACGACTGGATCATCGCGCCCACTGGCTACTACGGGAACTACTGTGAGGGCAGCTGCCCGGCCTACCTGGCCGGGGTCCCCGGCTCGGCCTCCTCCTTCCACACGGCCGTGGTGAACCAGTACCGCATGCGCGGCCTGAACCCCGGGCCCGTGAACTCTTGCTGCATTCCCACCAAGCTGAGCTCCATGTCCATGCTCTATTTTGACGATGAGTACAACATCGTCAAGCGGGACGTGCCCAACATGATTGTGGAGGAGTGCGGCTGCGCCTGA